From Micromonospora rhizosphaerae, the proteins below share one genomic window:
- a CDS encoding M15 family metallopeptidase — MILLSDRRISALPLGDNGEALVDIRQVAELRVDDRLADEAGAYAHLREATVQRLLAAQRTLPRGLRLLIIEGYRPLSLQTTYFESYQAELRRRYPDWDSARRHVEASKYISPPEVAPHSTGGTVDLTLCTADGLELDLGTIVNASPVDSANACFTGSPDISPQARTNRGILGQALSSAGMVNYPTEWWHWSFGDRYWALSTGAARTRYGPVDLP, encoded by the coding sequence ATGATCCTGCTGTCTGATCGGCGAATCTCGGCCCTCCCGCTCGGCGACAACGGGGAAGCCCTGGTCGACATACGCCAGGTTGCGGAACTTCGGGTTGACGATCGCCTGGCCGACGAGGCCGGGGCCTACGCACACCTACGCGAGGCAACGGTCCAGCGCTTGCTCGCCGCCCAGCGGACCCTGCCCCGGGGGCTGCGGCTGCTGATCATCGAGGGGTACCGGCCACTCAGCCTGCAAACGACCTACTTCGAGAGCTACCAGGCCGAACTGCGCCGCAGGTACCCGGACTGGGACTCGGCGCGCCGGCACGTGGAGGCCAGCAAGTACATCTCGCCGCCCGAGGTGGCTCCACACAGTACCGGCGGGACGGTCGACCTCACGCTCTGTACGGCCGACGGGCTCGAACTGGACCTGGGCACGATCGTCAACGCCAGCCCGGTGGACAGCGCCAACGCCTGCTTCACCGGATCACCCGACATCTCCCCGCAGGCGCGCACCAATCGCGGCATCCTGGGCCAGGCGCTGTCGTCTGCCGGCATGGTCAACTACCCGACCGAATGGTGGCACTGGTCGTTCGGCGACCGCTACTGGGCGTTGAGCACCGGGGCCGCCCGGACCCGGTACGGGCCAGTGGATCTGCCGTGA
- a CDS encoding carbohydrate ABC transporter permease, translating into MGPKRWRSSAGGAVRALILVVLFGASLYPIAFVVISSLKTKSAFATNYFLPDRHVHLDNYRAAAGEVLPSVWNSVQVSTATVALVLACGVPAAYAFAWRRFRGQKLIYTVAICTMMVPAVLTFVPMFVLVRDLGLIDTQWAMVLPYTAGTVGLSVFLLRAFFRAVPQELVEAAKLDGSGDLRVLWHVVLPLSLPTLATLVTLNVLWTWNQFLWPLVTISSEEQRPVPVALAFLTGDRYNVDYPQLMAGYVLSALPLVVVLTITMRAFIRGMLSGALKA; encoded by the coding sequence ATGGGTCCGAAGCGGTGGCGGTCGAGCGCCGGCGGCGCCGTGCGGGCACTCATCCTCGTCGTGCTGTTCGGGGCATCGCTCTACCCGATCGCCTTCGTCGTAATTTCTTCTCTGAAGACGAAGTCGGCGTTCGCCACCAACTACTTCTTGCCCGATCGTCACGTGCACCTCGACAACTACCGCGCTGCGGCGGGTGAGGTGCTGCCCTCGGTCTGGAACTCGGTGCAGGTCAGCACGGCCACCGTCGCGCTCGTTCTGGCCTGTGGCGTGCCGGCGGCGTACGCGTTCGCCTGGCGTCGCTTCCGCGGCCAAAAGCTCATCTACACCGTCGCCATCTGCACGATGATGGTGCCGGCCGTGCTCACCTTCGTGCCGATGTTCGTGCTCGTCCGCGATCTCGGGCTCATCGACACGCAATGGGCCATGGTCCTGCCGTACACCGCGGGAACCGTTGGTCTGTCGGTCTTTCTGCTGCGCGCCTTCTTTCGCGCTGTCCCCCAGGAGCTGGTCGAGGCGGCGAAGCTCGACGGCTCCGGCGACCTGCGCGTGCTCTGGCACGTGGTGCTGCCGCTGAGTCTTCCGACACTGGCCACCCTCGTCACGCTCAACGTGCTGTGGACGTGGAACCAGTTCCTGTGGCCGCTGGTGACGATCAGCTCCGAGGAGCAGCGCCCAGTGCCGGTGGCGCTCGCGTTCCTCACCGGCGATCGGTACAACGTGGACTACCCCCAGCTGATGGCCGGATACGTGCTCTCCGCCCTGCCGCTGGTCGTCGTGCTGACAATCACGATGCGGGCGTTCATTCGGGGCATGCTCTCCGGTGCGCTCAAGGCGTAG
- a CDS encoding response regulator transcription factor — protein MSARILVAEDDPKQANLVRVYLEREGHSVLLVGDGRAALDQCRSRRPDLVVLDVMMPVVDGLDVCRILRAESDIPILLLTARTTEDDVLLGLDLGADDYLTKPYSPRELAARVRALLRRARVVNADNRAVLRVGNLEVDAGRFEVRVGGRPVALTAKEFGILEVLAGEPGRAFTRAQIIDRAFGFDHFVLERTVDAHVMNLRRKIEDDVAEPRYVQTVYGRGYRLAEPEPEPVATPTPEGTPGASR, from the coding sequence ATGAGCGCGCGGATCCTGGTCGCCGAGGACGACCCCAAGCAGGCCAACCTGGTACGGGTCTATCTCGAACGCGAGGGGCACAGCGTGCTGCTGGTCGGCGACGGGCGGGCCGCGCTGGACCAGTGCCGGTCCCGCCGGCCGGACCTGGTGGTCCTCGACGTGATGATGCCGGTCGTCGACGGCCTCGACGTGTGCCGGATCCTGCGCGCCGAATCGGACATCCCGATCCTGCTGCTGACCGCCCGTACCACCGAGGACGACGTCCTGCTGGGCCTCGATCTCGGTGCCGACGACTACCTCACCAAGCCGTACAGCCCGCGGGAGCTGGCCGCCCGGGTACGGGCGCTGCTGCGCCGGGCCCGGGTGGTGAACGCCGACAACCGGGCGGTGCTGCGCGTCGGCAACCTCGAGGTGGACGCCGGCCGGTTCGAGGTACGCGTCGGCGGCCGGCCGGTCGCCCTGACGGCCAAGGAGTTCGGCATCCTCGAGGTGCTCGCCGGCGAGCCCGGGCGGGCGTTCACCCGAGCGCAGATCATCGACCGGGCCTTCGGATTCGATCATTTCGTGCTCGAACGCACCGTCGATGCGCACGTGATGAACCTCCGCCGCAAGATCGAGGACGACGTTGCCGAGCCGCGGTACGTGCAGACCGTCTACGGCCGCGGCTACCGGCTCGCCGAACCGGAGCCGGAACCGGTGGCGACGCCGACGCCCGAGGGCACGCCCGGAGCCAGCCGGTGA
- a CDS encoding sensor histidine kinase → MSFRLRVLWLVILVAVSATAATAWLTLRQASQQINDSATTDRAQLDQVVGRLRTYSSQHGTWEGVPDLVQDLRTQTGQRIHLVADTGDVIVDTDTQENRTARPLGTMVGFVDPRPVLNLAALPAEPAGREKGVVVAINAYRTGVLFAACLTRESVPVVASTTSTGVPQFDADLGAADGRGRRGVDEIVDGCRDAAAEPGRDRAAGAARVQVCGTSTEEPVDSCLARAFTNEISDVAPVPARVYLGARGDPASVLTAGPLLAAAVGVAAVAVIGTALLSRRVLRPIDTLTAAAQRLGRGDLTGRVPVRGNDELAELARSFNRMADSLQRGEERQRRLVADVAHELRTPLANLRGYLEALSDGVITPDQDLFASLHEEAVLQQRIVDDLQDLALAEAGNLAYHRVTVDLAELLETCRTAHHARAESAGVSLRVAAEPVAVHADPDRLRQVVGNLVTNALRATAAGGSVRLVASRTETQAIVQVVDTGSGIATDALPHVFDRFWRADAARGRRTGGSGLGLAIARQIVTDHQGTIRVASEVGVGTTFTITLPRAD, encoded by the coding sequence GTGAGTTTTCGGCTACGGGTGCTCTGGCTGGTCATCCTCGTCGCGGTGAGCGCGACCGCGGCGACCGCGTGGCTGACCCTGCGGCAGGCCTCGCAACAGATCAACGACTCGGCCACCACCGACCGGGCGCAACTCGACCAGGTCGTCGGCCGACTCAGGACGTACAGCAGTCAGCACGGCACCTGGGAGGGCGTGCCCGACCTGGTGCAGGACCTGCGCACCCAGACCGGTCAGCGGATCCACCTGGTCGCCGACACGGGCGACGTGATCGTGGACACGGACACCCAGGAGAACCGCACCGCCCGGCCGCTCGGCACGATGGTCGGGTTCGTCGACCCGCGGCCGGTATTGAATCTGGCCGCATTGCCAGCGGAGCCGGCGGGCCGGGAGAAAGGCGTGGTCGTTGCGATCAACGCCTACCGCACGGGCGTGCTGTTCGCCGCATGCCTGACCCGGGAATCCGTCCCTGTTGTCGCTTCAACCACCAGCACGGGAGTTCCGCAGTTCGACGCCGACCTGGGCGCGGCCGACGGGCGTGGTCGCCGGGGCGTCGACGAGATCGTCGACGGCTGTCGCGACGCCGCGGCCGAGCCGGGCCGGGACCGGGCGGCCGGCGCTGCCCGGGTGCAGGTCTGTGGCACCTCGACGGAGGAACCAGTGGATTCCTGCCTGGCCCGGGCCTTCACCAACGAGATCAGTGACGTCGCGCCGGTACCCGCCCGGGTCTACCTCGGCGCTCGCGGCGATCCGGCGTCCGTGTTGACCGCCGGTCCACTGCTCGCCGCGGCAGTGGGCGTTGCGGCGGTCGCGGTCATCGGCACCGCGCTGCTGAGCCGGCGAGTGCTGCGGCCCATCGACACGCTCACCGCGGCCGCTCAGCGGCTCGGCCGGGGTGACCTCACCGGACGGGTTCCGGTGCGGGGCAACGACGAGCTGGCGGAGTTGGCCCGGTCGTTCAACCGGATGGCCGACTCGCTGCAGCGCGGGGAGGAGCGGCAACGCCGGCTGGTCGCCGACGTCGCACACGAACTGCGCACCCCGCTGGCCAACCTGCGCGGCTATCTCGAGGCGCTCTCCGACGGCGTGATCACGCCGGACCAGGATCTCTTCGCGTCACTCCACGAGGAGGCGGTGCTGCAACAGCGCATCGTCGACGACCTGCAGGACCTGGCCCTGGCTGAGGCCGGCAACCTGGCGTACCACCGGGTCACCGTGGATCTGGCCGAGCTCCTGGAGACCTGCCGCACCGCCCACCACGCCCGGGCGGAGTCAGCCGGGGTGTCGTTGCGCGTGGCGGCCGAGCCGGTTGCGGTACACGCCGATCCCGACCGGCTCCGCCAGGTGGTGGGCAATCTCGTCACCAACGCACTACGGGCGACCGCTGCGGGCGGCAGCGTCCGGCTGGTCGCGAGCCGCACCGAAACGCAGGCGATCGTCCAGGTCGTCGACACCGGCTCGGGAATCGCAACGGACGCGCTGCCGCATGTGTTCGACCGGTTCTGGCGGGCCGACGCCGCGCGGGGCCGCCGTACCGGGGGCAGTGGCCTCGGCCTCGCCATCGCCCGGCAGATCGTCACCGATCACCAGGGCACCATCAGGGTCGCGAGTGAGGTCGGCGTCGGGACGACATTCACCATCACGCTTCCCCGCGCCGACTAG
- a CDS encoding DUF2277 domain-containing protein, with product MCRNIRVLHNFEPPATDDEIEAAAIQYVRKVSGTTRPSAANAEAFDEAIRAVTAATRTLLDSLVTNAPPRDREVEAAKAKARAAERYGHRPATSG from the coding sequence ATGTGCAGGAACATTCGCGTGCTCCACAACTTCGAACCGCCTGCGACCGACGATGAGATCGAGGCCGCCGCCATCCAATACGTGCGCAAGGTCAGCGGCACGACACGGCCGTCCGCAGCCAACGCGGAGGCGTTCGACGAGGCGATCCGCGCTGTCACGGCGGCCACCCGAACCCTACTGGACAGCCTCGTGACGAACGCGCCTCCCCGTGACCGCGAGGTGGAGGCCGCAAAGGCCAAGGCGCGCGCCGCCGAACGGTACGGGCATCGACCAGCGACCTCGGGCTGA
- a CDS encoding DUF427 domain-containing protein codes for MSLTFGHAPFAGQRGGFDFPVPEHVRYWEPWPRRMRAVFAGRTVLDSQRGVVLHETGRLPQHFYPFDDLDQDLLSAAEPDAQGRAQFSVRAGQRTAPGAVTAFRDSDDAIPALHGYVSVAFAAMDRWFEEDEPIYGHVRDPYHRVDVRPASRHVVVRHAGRVIAESTRPKLLFETSNPIRYYLPFADVDLGVLERSDTVSECPYKGDGQHWHLHAEGQRVSDAAWSLPHPLPEGLAAAEHLCFYPHKVHLEVDGRQVTA; via the coding sequence ATGTCCTTGACATTCGGGCACGCCCCATTCGCCGGGCAGCGCGGCGGGTTCGACTTCCCCGTTCCCGAGCACGTGCGCTACTGGGAACCCTGGCCCCGTCGGATGCGGGCGGTGTTCGCCGGGCGGACCGTGCTGGACAGCCAACGCGGAGTCGTGCTGCACGAGACCGGCCGCCTGCCCCAACACTTCTACCCCTTCGACGACCTGGACCAGGACCTGCTGTCAGCCGCCGAGCCCGACGCGCAGGGCCGGGCACAGTTCAGTGTGCGGGCCGGCCAGCGCACCGCACCTGGCGCGGTCACCGCCTTCCGGGACAGCGACGACGCGATCCCGGCGCTGCACGGGTACGTCTCGGTGGCCTTCGCCGCCATGGATCGCTGGTTCGAGGAGGACGAACCAATCTACGGCCACGTCCGCGATCCCTACCACCGCGTCGACGTACGCCCCGCATCACGCCACGTAGTGGTCCGCCACGCCGGACGGGTAATCGCCGAGTCCACCCGGCCGAAGCTACTGTTCGAGACAAGCAACCCGATCCGCTACTACCTGCCCTTCGCCGACGTAGATCTTGGCGTCCTCGAACGCAGCGACACCGTCTCGGAATGCCCCTACAAGGGCGACGGGCAGCACTGGCACCTGCACGCCGAGGGACAACGGGTATCCGACGCTGCATGGAGCCTGCCGCACCCGCTCCCCGAGGGCTTGGCCGCCGCCGAACACCTCTGCTTCTACCCCCACAAAGTCCACCTCGAGGTCGACGGGCGTCAGGTCACCGCGTAA
- the alr gene encoding alanine racemase, which yields MTNESAQLAEAVIDLAAIAENIRMVGAIARTGLMAVVKADAFGHGAVPVARAALGAGADWLGVTSATEAVALRSAGIDAPVLSWLHRPDEDFTRLIAADVDIAVSTLAHLRAIANAAADLGVPAAVQLKADVGLSRNGAGGDEWPELVAWARKHEAEGSVRVRGVWSHLTNADVPGCPSIARQLSTFREALRIARDAGLDPEVIHLANSAAALAAPQTRFDLCRIGLAMYGVDPFGATGPRRYGLRPAMTLRSRVINLKRVPAGTGVSYGPDHVTDRPTTLALLPLGYADGLSRTAEGRAWVWLAGRRCPIVGRIAMDQCVVDVGDLPVTLGDPVVVFGAGAEPGSLDPAEPTAAEWAQWAGTNPHEVLTGIGARVARVHLHGEAARS from the coding sequence GTGACCAATGAGAGTGCCCAGCTGGCCGAGGCCGTGATCGATCTTGCGGCGATCGCGGAGAACATCCGGATGGTCGGGGCGATCGCACGTACCGGGTTGATGGCCGTGGTGAAGGCCGACGCGTTCGGGCACGGCGCGGTGCCGGTGGCGCGGGCCGCGTTGGGGGCCGGCGCCGACTGGCTGGGCGTGACCTCGGCGACGGAGGCGGTGGCACTGCGATCGGCGGGCATCGACGCGCCCGTCCTGAGCTGGCTGCACCGGCCGGACGAGGACTTCACCCGCCTGATCGCCGCGGACGTCGACATCGCGGTGTCGACCCTGGCCCATCTGCGCGCGATCGCCAACGCGGCCGCGGATCTCGGTGTGCCCGCCGCGGTCCAACTCAAGGCGGACGTCGGTCTGTCCCGCAACGGTGCCGGCGGCGACGAATGGCCCGAACTGGTCGCCTGGGCTCGCAAGCACGAGGCGGAGGGCAGCGTCCGGGTACGCGGGGTGTGGTCCCACCTGACGAATGCCGACGTGCCGGGCTGCCCGAGCATCGCCCGGCAGCTGTCAACGTTCCGGGAGGCGCTGCGGATCGCCCGGGATGCCGGGCTCGACCCCGAAGTGATACATCTGGCCAATTCGGCGGCGGCACTGGCCGCCCCGCAGACCCGGTTCGATCTCTGCCGGATCGGCCTGGCCATGTACGGCGTCGACCCGTTCGGCGCGACCGGTCCCCGCCGCTACGGCCTGCGACCCGCCATGACCCTGCGGTCAAGGGTGATCAACCTGAAACGCGTGCCCGCCGGCACCGGCGTGTCCTACGGCCCCGATCATGTGACCGATCGGCCGACCACGCTCGCTCTGCTGCCGCTCGGGTACGCCGATGGTCTGTCGCGCACCGCCGAGGGCCGCGCGTGGGTCTGGCTCGCCGGTCGACGATGCCCGATCGTCGGTCGCATCGCCATGGATCAGTGCGTCGTCGACGTCGGCGATCTACCGGTGACGCTCGGCGATCCCGTGGTTGTCTTCGGTGCCGGCGCCGAGCCGGGCTCGCTCGACCCGGCCGAGCCGACGGCCGCCGAATGGGCGCAGTGGGCCGGCACCAACCCGCACGAAGTCTTGACCGGAATCGGCGCGCGAGTTGCGCGCGTACACCTACACGGGGAAGCGGCAAGATCATGA
- a CDS encoding VOC family protein, which yields MATRLVQINMKARDDSALGGFWAEALGWGVSSEGPGVTNLEPEGFVYPDPVAVCLDLIASPEPKTVKNRVHVDLATTSAAHQAEVVTRLKDLGATLADVGQGDVPWTVMADPEGNEFCVLDPRPLYRDTGPIAAVVVDCADPRAMARFWGKAMDWTLHEVTDHNAVLRSAKGIGPYLQFRRTPDVKTVWNRVHLDVRPYPGDDPEAEAARLRTLGATAIDLGHSDVPWTVLADPEGNEFCLLAPG from the coding sequence ATGGCAACGCGGCTCGTTCAAATCAACATGAAGGCTCGGGACGACTCCGCGCTGGGCGGTTTCTGGGCGGAGGCGCTCGGCTGGGGAGTCTCCAGCGAGGGACCCGGCGTGACCAACCTCGAACCCGAGGGCTTCGTCTACCCCGACCCCGTCGCTGTCTGCCTTGACCTCATCGCCTCCCCGGAACCCAAGACGGTGAAGAACCGCGTGCACGTCGACCTCGCCACCACCTCGGCGGCCCATCAGGCGGAGGTGGTCACGCGCCTGAAGGATCTCGGCGCAACACTCGCCGACGTAGGCCAGGGCGACGTGCCATGGACGGTCATGGCCGACCCAGAGGGCAACGAGTTCTGCGTGCTGGACCCCCGACCGCTCTACCGAGACACCGGACCGATCGCCGCGGTAGTGGTCGACTGCGCGGATCCGCGAGCCATGGCCCGCTTCTGGGGCAAGGCCATGGACTGGACCCTGCACGAGGTGACCGACCACAACGCGGTACTGCGCTCCGCCAAGGGCATCGGCCCATATCTGCAGTTCCGCCGCACACCCGACGTGAAGACCGTGTGGAACCGCGTCCATCTCGACGTCCGCCCCTACCCGGGTGACGACCCGGAGGCCGAGGCGGCCAGACTGCGGACTCTCGGCGCCACCGCCATCGACCTAGGCCACAGCGATGTCCCGTGGACCGTCCTCGCCGACCCGGAAGGCAACGAGTTCTGCCTCCTCGCCCCAGGCTGA
- the pntB gene encoding Re/Si-specific NAD(P)(+) transhydrogenase subunit beta: protein MTAVSAASAAYIVAGLLFVLSLAGLSKHETAKSGIVYGIAGMALALVATVGLASRSVEASAIALIVVAMALGAAVGIWRAGRIEMTGMPELIALLHSFVGLAAVLVGWNGYLSVEAEGAAQPELAHELLGIHSAEVAIGVFIGAVTFTGSIVAFLKLSARINSNPLMLPGRNWLNVAALAAFVGLTVAFVMSPGLGLLAAVTVLALALGWHLVASIGGGDMPVVVSMLNSYSGWAAAASGFLLDNNLLILTGALVGSSGAYLSYIMCRAMNRSFISVIAGGFGNEGAVAPAAMEGEHTEITAEEAAELLHTAKSVIITPGYGMAVAHAQGAVAELTRKLIDEGVEVRFGIHPVAGRLPGHMNVLLAEAKVPYDIVLEMDEINDDFANTSVVLVIGANDTVNPAALEDPGSPIAGMPVLAVWEAENVIVFKRSMSTGYAGVQNPLFFRQNTRMLFGDAREQVEGILKAL, encoded by the coding sequence ATGACTGCCGTCTCCGCCGCTTCGGCGGCCTACATCGTCGCCGGCTTGTTGTTCGTCCTGAGCCTGGCCGGCCTGTCGAAGCATGAAACCGCCAAGTCCGGCATCGTTTACGGCATCGCCGGCATGGCGCTCGCGCTCGTGGCGACCGTCGGCCTGGCCTCGCGCAGCGTCGAGGCATCCGCGATCGCGCTGATCGTCGTCGCGATGGCCCTCGGCGCCGCAGTCGGCATCTGGCGCGCCGGTAGGATCGAGATGACCGGCATGCCCGAGCTGATCGCGTTGCTGCACAGCTTCGTCGGTCTGGCCGCGGTACTGGTCGGCTGGAACGGCTACCTGTCGGTCGAGGCTGAAGGCGCCGCGCAGCCCGAGCTCGCGCACGAGTTGCTGGGTATCCATTCGGCCGAGGTGGCCATCGGCGTCTTCATCGGGGCGGTGACATTCACCGGCTCGATCGTTGCGTTCCTCAAGCTGTCAGCGCGGATCAACAGCAACCCGCTGATGCTGCCGGGCCGCAACTGGCTCAACGTCGCTGCCCTGGCCGCGTTTGTCGGTCTGACCGTCGCCTTCGTCATGAGCCCGGGCCTGGGGCTGCTCGCCGCCGTCACGGTGCTCGCACTGGCCCTCGGCTGGCACCTGGTCGCCTCGATCGGCGGCGGCGACATGCCGGTCGTTGTGTCGATGCTCAACAGCTACTCAGGCTGGGCCGCCGCGGCGTCGGGCTTCCTGCTCGACAACAACCTGCTGATCCTCACCGGCGCACTGGTCGGCTCCTCCGGCGCATACCTCTCGTACATCATGTGCCGGGCGATGAACCGATCCTTCATCTCCGTGATCGCCGGGGGCTTCGGCAACGAGGGCGCGGTCGCCCCTGCGGCAATGGAGGGCGAGCACACCGAGATCACCGCTGAGGAGGCCGCCGAGCTGCTGCACACCGCCAAGTCGGTGATCATCACGCCCGGCTACGGCATGGCTGTGGCGCACGCACAGGGCGCCGTCGCCGAGCTGACCCGGAAGCTGATCGATGAGGGGGTGGAGGTCCGTTTCGGCATCCACCCGGTCGCCGGCCGCCTGCCGGGGCACATGAACGTGTTACTCGCCGAGGCGAAGGTCCCCTACGACATCGTCCTGGAGATGGACGAGATCAACGACGACTTCGCAAACACCTCGGTCGTCCTGGTCATCGGGGCCAACGACACGGTGAATCCGGCCGCGCTGGAGGACCCCGGCAGCCCGATCGCCGGCATGCCGGTGCTGGCGGTGTGGGAGGCCGAGAACGTGATCGTGTTCAAGCGGTCGATGAGCACCGGCTACGCCGGCGTCCAGAATCCGCTGTTCTTCCGCCAGAACACCCGGATGCTGTTCGGCGACGCCCGCGAGCAGGTCGAGGGCATCCTGAAGGCGCTTTGA
- a CDS encoding D-alanine--D-alanine ligase family protein, giving the protein MTVRLAVLFGGRSGEHDVSRRSAESILAHLDRDTYDVTEVLIERDGQWRVNGDRATFAQALRTLGEQDVVFPALHGPYGEDGTVQSMLEWLGVAFVGNGVFASAAGMDKPVTKKLLTADGLRVADGVTLRPDEELSSRDQERLGLPVFVKPARAGSSLGVSKVERWAQLPAALRLARESDAKVLVERGVRGREIDVAVLEHPDGHVEAGPPLEIRVANAAFFDYDAKYDGGAVFDIPAQLDPGTTRLLKDRAVQAFHALGCRGLLRVDFFLPDPDAEHGDGWTGDCREPVINEVNTFPGFTAASQYPQIWQRAGIGFSALLDILIEGALQRRDAVSPSPAPC; this is encoded by the coding sequence ATGACTGTTCGTTTGGCGGTGCTGTTCGGTGGGCGCAGCGGGGAGCACGACGTCTCCCGGCGCTCGGCGGAAAGCATCCTGGCCCACCTCGACCGCGACACCTACGACGTGACCGAGGTGCTGATCGAGCGGGACGGCCAGTGGCGGGTGAACGGCGACCGGGCCACGTTCGCGCAGGCGCTGCGGACCCTCGGCGAGCAGGACGTGGTGTTCCCGGCGCTGCACGGCCCGTACGGTGAGGACGGCACCGTCCAGTCGATGCTGGAGTGGCTCGGCGTCGCGTTTGTCGGAAACGGTGTCTTCGCCAGCGCCGCGGGGATGGACAAGCCGGTCACAAAGAAACTCCTCACCGCCGACGGCCTGCGCGTGGCCGACGGGGTGACGCTGCGGCCCGACGAGGAGCTGTCGTCGCGGGATCAGGAGCGGCTAGGGCTCCCCGTCTTCGTCAAACCGGCCCGGGCCGGCTCCAGCCTGGGGGTCTCCAAGGTCGAGCGGTGGGCGCAGCTGCCCGCCGCCCTGCGGCTCGCGCGCGAGAGCGACGCGAAGGTCCTCGTCGAGCGCGGGGTGCGCGGGCGCGAGATCGACGTCGCCGTCCTCGAGCACCCCGACGGCCACGTCGAGGCCGGGCCGCCGCTGGAGATACGGGTGGCGAACGCCGCCTTCTTCGACTACGACGCCAAGTACGACGGCGGCGCCGTCTTCGACATCCCGGCTCAGCTCGACCCCGGCACCACCCGGCTGCTGAAGGACCGGGCCGTGCAGGCGTTCCACGCGCTCGGCTGCCGTGGGCTGCTCCGCGTCGACTTCTTCCTGCCGGATCCGGACGCCGAGCACGGCGACGGGTGGACCGGAGACTGCCGGGAGCCGGTGATCAACGAGGTCAACACCTTCCCCGGGTTCACCGCCGCCTCCCAGTACCCGCAGATCTGGCAGCGGGCCGGGATCGGCTTCTCGGCGCTGCTCGACATCCTGATCGAGGGCGCGCTGCAGCGGCGCGACGCCGTCTCCCCCTCTCCGGCGCCCTGCTGA